One window from the genome of Gadus macrocephalus chromosome 7, ASM3116895v1 encodes:
- the tpd52l2b gene encoding tpd52 like 2b isoform X1, which produces MDPTSQDINLNSPNKGLVVDQPESMSELPVEGAVGNSANPLPPGLTEEEAVDLQIELIKVEEEISTLRQVLSAKEKHAAELKRKLGLNPLNELKQNITKGWQDVQASNAYVNTTEKLSNWNQRLTGSDLYLSASATLDDIAHSEAYKKTQETLSQASIKTTAAFSTMGTALSRKLGDMRALPFANSFGSNYSIRHSISMPAMRNSTTFKSFEDRVENLKYKVVGPKGNGEAGSPNDSNPTQDNAPF; this is translated from the exons ATGGATCCCACCAGCCAAG ATATCAACCTGAACTCCCCCAACAAGGGCCTTGTGGTGGATCAGCCGGAGAGCATGTCTGAACTGCCTGTAGAGGGGGCTGTGGGGAACTCTGCCAACCCTCTGCCCCCTgggctgacggaggaggaggcggtggatcTGCAGATTGAGCTCATCAAG gtggaggaggagatcagCACCCTCAGGCAGGTGCTGTCGGCCAAAGAGAAGCACGCTGCCGAGCTGAAGAGGAAGCTGGGCCTGAACCCGCTCAACGAGCTGAAGCAGAACATCACCAAGGGCTGGCAGGACGTCCAGGCGTCCAACGC CTATGTGAACACCACAGAGAAACTAAGCAACTGGAACCAAAGACTGACCGGCTCagatct ATATCTGTCTGCCTCAGCCACTTTGGATGACATTGCCCATTCGGAAGC GTATAAGAAGACCCAGGAGACCCTATCCCAAGCCAGCATCAAGACCACCGCAGCTTTCTCCACCATGGGCACAGCTCTCAGCCGAAAACTGGGAGACATGAG AGCGCTCCCTTTCGCTAATTCCTTCGG TAGCAACTATTCCATTCGCCACTCAATAAGTATGCCCGCTATGAG GAACTCGACCACGTTCAAGTCATTTGAAGACCGAGTGGAGAAcctcaag TACAAGGTGGTCGGGCCCAAAGGAAACGGAGAAGCCGGCTCCCCCAACGACTCCAACCCCACTCAGGACAACGCACCCTTCTGA
- the tpd52l2b gene encoding tpd52 like 2b isoform X2 has protein sequence MDPTSQDINLNSPNKGLVVDQPESMSELPVEGAVGNSANPLPPGLTEEEAVDLQIELIKVEEEISTLRQVLSAKEKHAAELKRKLGLNPLNELKQNITKGWQDVQASNAYVNTTEKLSNWNQRLTGSDLYLSASATLDDIAHSEAYKKTQETLSQASIKTTAAFSTMGTALSRKLGDMRALPFANSFGNYSIRHSISMPAMRNSTTFKSFEDRVENLKYKVVGPKGNGEAGSPNDSNPTQDNAPF, from the exons ATGGATCCCACCAGCCAAG ATATCAACCTGAACTCCCCCAACAAGGGCCTTGTGGTGGATCAGCCGGAGAGCATGTCTGAACTGCCTGTAGAGGGGGCTGTGGGGAACTCTGCCAACCCTCTGCCCCCTgggctgacggaggaggaggcggtggatcTGCAGATTGAGCTCATCAAG gtggaggaggagatcagCACCCTCAGGCAGGTGCTGTCGGCCAAAGAGAAGCACGCTGCCGAGCTGAAGAGGAAGCTGGGCCTGAACCCGCTCAACGAGCTGAAGCAGAACATCACCAAGGGCTGGCAGGACGTCCAGGCGTCCAACGC CTATGTGAACACCACAGAGAAACTAAGCAACTGGAACCAAAGACTGACCGGCTCagatct ATATCTGTCTGCCTCAGCCACTTTGGATGACATTGCCCATTCGGAAGC GTATAAGAAGACCCAGGAGACCCTATCCCAAGCCAGCATCAAGACCACCGCAGCTTTCTCCACCATGGGCACAGCTCTCAGCCGAAAACTGGGAGACATGAG AGCGCTCCCTTTCGCTAATTCCTTCGG CAACTATTCCATTCGCCACTCAATAAGTATGCCCGCTATGAG GAACTCGACCACGTTCAAGTCATTTGAAGACCGAGTGGAGAAcctcaag TACAAGGTGGTCGGGCCCAAAGGAAACGGAGAAGCCGGCTCCCCCAACGACTCCAACCCCACTCAGGACAACGCACCCTTCTGA
- the tpd52l2b gene encoding tpd52 like 2b isoform X3 translates to MDPTSQDINLNSPNKGLVVDQPESMSELPVEGAVGNSANPLPPGLTEEEAVDLQIELIKVEEEISTLRQVLSAKEKHAAELKRKLGLNPLNELKQNITKGWQDVQASNAYVNTTEKLSNWNQRLTGSDLYLSASATLDDIAHSEAYKKTQETLSQASIKTTAAFSTMGTALSRKLGDMSSNYSIRHSISMPAMRNSTTFKSFEDRVENLKYKVVGPKGNGEAGSPNDSNPTQDNAPF, encoded by the exons ATGGATCCCACCAGCCAAG ATATCAACCTGAACTCCCCCAACAAGGGCCTTGTGGTGGATCAGCCGGAGAGCATGTCTGAACTGCCTGTAGAGGGGGCTGTGGGGAACTCTGCCAACCCTCTGCCCCCTgggctgacggaggaggaggcggtggatcTGCAGATTGAGCTCATCAAG gtggaggaggagatcagCACCCTCAGGCAGGTGCTGTCGGCCAAAGAGAAGCACGCTGCCGAGCTGAAGAGGAAGCTGGGCCTGAACCCGCTCAACGAGCTGAAGCAGAACATCACCAAGGGCTGGCAGGACGTCCAGGCGTCCAACGC CTATGTGAACACCACAGAGAAACTAAGCAACTGGAACCAAAGACTGACCGGCTCagatct ATATCTGTCTGCCTCAGCCACTTTGGATGACATTGCCCATTCGGAAGC GTATAAGAAGACCCAGGAGACCCTATCCCAAGCCAGCATCAAGACCACCGCAGCTTTCTCCACCATGGGCACAGCTCTCAGCCGAAAACTGGGAGACATGAG TAGCAACTATTCCATTCGCCACTCAATAAGTATGCCCGCTATGAG GAACTCGACCACGTTCAAGTCATTTGAAGACCGAGTGGAGAAcctcaag TACAAGGTGGTCGGGCCCAAAGGAAACGGAGAAGCCGGCTCCCCCAACGACTCCAACCCCACTCAGGACAACGCACCCTTCTGA
- the tpd52l2b gene encoding tpd52 like 2b isoform X9 encodes MDPTSQDINLNSPNKGLVVDQPESMSELPVEGAVGNSANPLPPGLTEEEAVDLQIELIKVEEEISTLRQVLSAKEKHAAELKRKLGLNPLNELKQNITKGWQDVQASNAYKKTQETLSQASIKTTAAFSTMGTALSRKLGDMRALPFANSFGNYSIRHSISMPAMRNSTTFKSFEDRVENLKYKVVGPKGNGEAGSPNDSNPTQDNAPF; translated from the exons ATGGATCCCACCAGCCAAG ATATCAACCTGAACTCCCCCAACAAGGGCCTTGTGGTGGATCAGCCGGAGAGCATGTCTGAACTGCCTGTAGAGGGGGCTGTGGGGAACTCTGCCAACCCTCTGCCCCCTgggctgacggaggaggaggcggtggatcTGCAGATTGAGCTCATCAAG gtggaggaggagatcagCACCCTCAGGCAGGTGCTGTCGGCCAAAGAGAAGCACGCTGCCGAGCTGAAGAGGAAGCTGGGCCTGAACCCGCTCAACGAGCTGAAGCAGAACATCACCAAGGGCTGGCAGGACGTCCAGGCGTCCAACGC GTATAAGAAGACCCAGGAGACCCTATCCCAAGCCAGCATCAAGACCACCGCAGCTTTCTCCACCATGGGCACAGCTCTCAGCCGAAAACTGGGAGACATGAG AGCGCTCCCTTTCGCTAATTCCTTCGG CAACTATTCCATTCGCCACTCAATAAGTATGCCCGCTATGAG GAACTCGACCACGTTCAAGTCATTTGAAGACCGAGTGGAGAAcctcaag TACAAGGTGGTCGGGCCCAAAGGAAACGGAGAAGCCGGCTCCCCCAACGACTCCAACCCCACTCAGGACAACGCACCCTTCTGA
- the tpd52l2b gene encoding tpd52 like 2b isoform X10 → MDPTSQDINLNSPNKGLVVDQPESMSELPVEGAVGNSANPLPPGLTEEEAVDLQIELIKVEEEISTLRQVLSAKEKHAAELKRKLGLNPLNELKQNITKGWQDVQASNAYLSASATLDDIAHSEAYKKTQETLSQASIKTTAAFSTMGTALSRKLGDMRNSTTFKSFEDRVENLKYKVVGPKGNGEAGSPNDSNPTQDNAPF, encoded by the exons ATGGATCCCACCAGCCAAG ATATCAACCTGAACTCCCCCAACAAGGGCCTTGTGGTGGATCAGCCGGAGAGCATGTCTGAACTGCCTGTAGAGGGGGCTGTGGGGAACTCTGCCAACCCTCTGCCCCCTgggctgacggaggaggaggcggtggatcTGCAGATTGAGCTCATCAAG gtggaggaggagatcagCACCCTCAGGCAGGTGCTGTCGGCCAAAGAGAAGCACGCTGCCGAGCTGAAGAGGAAGCTGGGCCTGAACCCGCTCAACGAGCTGAAGCAGAACATCACCAAGGGCTGGCAGGACGTCCAGGCGTCCAACGC ATATCTGTCTGCCTCAGCCACTTTGGATGACATTGCCCATTCGGAAGC GTATAAGAAGACCCAGGAGACCCTATCCCAAGCCAGCATCAAGACCACCGCAGCTTTCTCCACCATGGGCACAGCTCTCAGCCGAAAACTGGGAGACATGAG GAACTCGACCACGTTCAAGTCATTTGAAGACCGAGTGGAGAAcctcaag TACAAGGTGGTCGGGCCCAAAGGAAACGGAGAAGCCGGCTCCCCCAACGACTCCAACCCCACTCAGGACAACGCACCCTTCTGA
- the tpd52l2b gene encoding tpd52 like 2b isoform X7: MDPTSQDINLNSPNKGLVVDQPESMSELPVEGAVGNSANPLPPGLTEEEAVDLQIELIKVEEEISTLRQVLSAKEKHAAELKRKLGLNPLNELKQNITKGWQDVQASNAYVNTTEKLSNWNQRLTGSDLYLSASATLDDIAHSEAYKKTQETLSQASIKTTAAFSTMGTALSRKLGDMRNSTTFKSFEDRVENLKYKVVGPKGNGEAGSPNDSNPTQDNAPF; encoded by the exons ATGGATCCCACCAGCCAAG ATATCAACCTGAACTCCCCCAACAAGGGCCTTGTGGTGGATCAGCCGGAGAGCATGTCTGAACTGCCTGTAGAGGGGGCTGTGGGGAACTCTGCCAACCCTCTGCCCCCTgggctgacggaggaggaggcggtggatcTGCAGATTGAGCTCATCAAG gtggaggaggagatcagCACCCTCAGGCAGGTGCTGTCGGCCAAAGAGAAGCACGCTGCCGAGCTGAAGAGGAAGCTGGGCCTGAACCCGCTCAACGAGCTGAAGCAGAACATCACCAAGGGCTGGCAGGACGTCCAGGCGTCCAACGC CTATGTGAACACCACAGAGAAACTAAGCAACTGGAACCAAAGACTGACCGGCTCagatct ATATCTGTCTGCCTCAGCCACTTTGGATGACATTGCCCATTCGGAAGC GTATAAGAAGACCCAGGAGACCCTATCCCAAGCCAGCATCAAGACCACCGCAGCTTTCTCCACCATGGGCACAGCTCTCAGCCGAAAACTGGGAGACATGAG GAACTCGACCACGTTCAAGTCATTTGAAGACCGAGTGGAGAAcctcaag TACAAGGTGGTCGGGCCCAAAGGAAACGGAGAAGCCGGCTCCCCCAACGACTCCAACCCCACTCAGGACAACGCACCCTTCTGA
- the tpd52l2b gene encoding tpd52 like 2b isoform X13, whose amino-acid sequence MDPTSQDINLNSPNKGLVVDQPESMSELPVEGAVGNSANPLPPGLTEEEAVDLQIELIKVEEEISTLRQVLSAKEKHAAELKRKLGLNPLNELKQNITKGWQDVQASNAYKKTQETLSQASIKTTAAFSTMGTALSRKLGDMRNSTTFKSFEDRVENLKYKVVGPKGNGEAGSPNDSNPTQDNAPF is encoded by the exons ATGGATCCCACCAGCCAAG ATATCAACCTGAACTCCCCCAACAAGGGCCTTGTGGTGGATCAGCCGGAGAGCATGTCTGAACTGCCTGTAGAGGGGGCTGTGGGGAACTCTGCCAACCCTCTGCCCCCTgggctgacggaggaggaggcggtggatcTGCAGATTGAGCTCATCAAG gtggaggaggagatcagCACCCTCAGGCAGGTGCTGTCGGCCAAAGAGAAGCACGCTGCCGAGCTGAAGAGGAAGCTGGGCCTGAACCCGCTCAACGAGCTGAAGCAGAACATCACCAAGGGCTGGCAGGACGTCCAGGCGTCCAACGC GTATAAGAAGACCCAGGAGACCCTATCCCAAGCCAGCATCAAGACCACCGCAGCTTTCTCCACCATGGGCACAGCTCTCAGCCGAAAACTGGGAGACATGAG GAACTCGACCACGTTCAAGTCATTTGAAGACCGAGTGGAGAAcctcaag TACAAGGTGGTCGGGCCCAAAGGAAACGGAGAAGCCGGCTCCCCCAACGACTCCAACCCCACTCAGGACAACGCACCCTTCTGA
- the tpd52l2b gene encoding tpd52 like 2b isoform X4 codes for MDPTSQDINLNSPNKGLVVDQPESMSELPVEGAVGNSANPLPPGLTEEEAVDLQIELIKVEEEISTLRQVLSAKEKHAAELKRKLGLNPLNELKQNITKGWQDVQASNAYVNTTEKLSNWNQRLTGSDLYLSASATLDDIAHSEAYKKTQETLSQASIKTTAAFSTMGTALSRKLGDMSNYSIRHSISMPAMRNSTTFKSFEDRVENLKYKVVGPKGNGEAGSPNDSNPTQDNAPF; via the exons ATGGATCCCACCAGCCAAG ATATCAACCTGAACTCCCCCAACAAGGGCCTTGTGGTGGATCAGCCGGAGAGCATGTCTGAACTGCCTGTAGAGGGGGCTGTGGGGAACTCTGCCAACCCTCTGCCCCCTgggctgacggaggaggaggcggtggatcTGCAGATTGAGCTCATCAAG gtggaggaggagatcagCACCCTCAGGCAGGTGCTGTCGGCCAAAGAGAAGCACGCTGCCGAGCTGAAGAGGAAGCTGGGCCTGAACCCGCTCAACGAGCTGAAGCAGAACATCACCAAGGGCTGGCAGGACGTCCAGGCGTCCAACGC CTATGTGAACACCACAGAGAAACTAAGCAACTGGAACCAAAGACTGACCGGCTCagatct ATATCTGTCTGCCTCAGCCACTTTGGATGACATTGCCCATTCGGAAGC GTATAAGAAGACCCAGGAGACCCTATCCCAAGCCAGCATCAAGACCACCGCAGCTTTCTCCACCATGGGCACAGCTCTCAGCCGAAAACTGGGAGACATGAG CAACTATTCCATTCGCCACTCAATAAGTATGCCCGCTATGAG GAACTCGACCACGTTCAAGTCATTTGAAGACCGAGTGGAGAAcctcaag TACAAGGTGGTCGGGCCCAAAGGAAACGGAGAAGCCGGCTCCCCCAACGACTCCAACCCCACTCAGGACAACGCACCCTTCTGA
- the tpd52l2b gene encoding tpd52 like 2b isoform X12, with the protein MDPTSQDINLNSPNKGLVVDQPESMSELPVEGAVGNSANPLPPGLTEEEAVDLQIELIKVEEEISTLRQVLSAKEKHAAELKRKLGLNPLNELKQNITKGWQDVQASNAYKKTQETLSQASIKTTAAFSTMGTALSRKLGDMSNYSIRHSISMPAMRNSTTFKSFEDRVENLKYKVVGPKGNGEAGSPNDSNPTQDNAPF; encoded by the exons ATGGATCCCACCAGCCAAG ATATCAACCTGAACTCCCCCAACAAGGGCCTTGTGGTGGATCAGCCGGAGAGCATGTCTGAACTGCCTGTAGAGGGGGCTGTGGGGAACTCTGCCAACCCTCTGCCCCCTgggctgacggaggaggaggcggtggatcTGCAGATTGAGCTCATCAAG gtggaggaggagatcagCACCCTCAGGCAGGTGCTGTCGGCCAAAGAGAAGCACGCTGCCGAGCTGAAGAGGAAGCTGGGCCTGAACCCGCTCAACGAGCTGAAGCAGAACATCACCAAGGGCTGGCAGGACGTCCAGGCGTCCAACGC GTATAAGAAGACCCAGGAGACCCTATCCCAAGCCAGCATCAAGACCACCGCAGCTTTCTCCACCATGGGCACAGCTCTCAGCCGAAAACTGGGAGACATGAG CAACTATTCCATTCGCCACTCAATAAGTATGCCCGCTATGAG GAACTCGACCACGTTCAAGTCATTTGAAGACCGAGTGGAGAAcctcaag TACAAGGTGGTCGGGCCCAAAGGAAACGGAGAAGCCGGCTCCCCCAACGACTCCAACCCCACTCAGGACAACGCACCCTTCTGA
- the tpd52l2b gene encoding tpd52 like 2b isoform X6: MDPTSQDINLNSPNKGLVVDQPESMSELPVEGAVGNSANPLPPGLTEEEAVDLQIELIKVEEEISTLRQVLSAKEKHAAELKRKLGLNPLNELKQNITKGWQDVQASNAYLSASATLDDIAHSEAYKKTQETLSQASIKTTAAFSTMGTALSRKLGDMRALPFANSFGNYSIRHSISMPAMRNSTTFKSFEDRVENLKYKVVGPKGNGEAGSPNDSNPTQDNAPF; the protein is encoded by the exons ATGGATCCCACCAGCCAAG ATATCAACCTGAACTCCCCCAACAAGGGCCTTGTGGTGGATCAGCCGGAGAGCATGTCTGAACTGCCTGTAGAGGGGGCTGTGGGGAACTCTGCCAACCCTCTGCCCCCTgggctgacggaggaggaggcggtggatcTGCAGATTGAGCTCATCAAG gtggaggaggagatcagCACCCTCAGGCAGGTGCTGTCGGCCAAAGAGAAGCACGCTGCCGAGCTGAAGAGGAAGCTGGGCCTGAACCCGCTCAACGAGCTGAAGCAGAACATCACCAAGGGCTGGCAGGACGTCCAGGCGTCCAACGC ATATCTGTCTGCCTCAGCCACTTTGGATGACATTGCCCATTCGGAAGC GTATAAGAAGACCCAGGAGACCCTATCCCAAGCCAGCATCAAGACCACCGCAGCTTTCTCCACCATGGGCACAGCTCTCAGCCGAAAACTGGGAGACATGAG AGCGCTCCCTTTCGCTAATTCCTTCGG CAACTATTCCATTCGCCACTCAATAAGTATGCCCGCTATGAG GAACTCGACCACGTTCAAGTCATTTGAAGACCGAGTGGAGAAcctcaag TACAAGGTGGTCGGGCCCAAAGGAAACGGAGAAGCCGGCTCCCCCAACGACTCCAACCCCACTCAGGACAACGCACCCTTCTGA
- the tpd52l2b gene encoding tpd52 like 2b isoform X11, which yields MDPTSQDINLNSPNKGLVVDQPESMSELPVEGAVGNSANPLPPGLTEEEAVDLQIELIKVEEEISTLRQVLSAKEKHAAELKRKLGLNPLNELKQNITKGWQDVQASNAYKKTQETLSQASIKTTAAFSTMGTALSRKLGDMSSNYSIRHSISMPAMRNSTTFKSFEDRVENLKYKVVGPKGNGEAGSPNDSNPTQDNAPF from the exons ATGGATCCCACCAGCCAAG ATATCAACCTGAACTCCCCCAACAAGGGCCTTGTGGTGGATCAGCCGGAGAGCATGTCTGAACTGCCTGTAGAGGGGGCTGTGGGGAACTCTGCCAACCCTCTGCCCCCTgggctgacggaggaggaggcggtggatcTGCAGATTGAGCTCATCAAG gtggaggaggagatcagCACCCTCAGGCAGGTGCTGTCGGCCAAAGAGAAGCACGCTGCCGAGCTGAAGAGGAAGCTGGGCCTGAACCCGCTCAACGAGCTGAAGCAGAACATCACCAAGGGCTGGCAGGACGTCCAGGCGTCCAACGC GTATAAGAAGACCCAGGAGACCCTATCCCAAGCCAGCATCAAGACCACCGCAGCTTTCTCCACCATGGGCACAGCTCTCAGCCGAAAACTGGGAGACATGAG TAGCAACTATTCCATTCGCCACTCAATAAGTATGCCCGCTATGAG GAACTCGACCACGTTCAAGTCATTTGAAGACCGAGTGGAGAAcctcaag TACAAGGTGGTCGGGCCCAAAGGAAACGGAGAAGCCGGCTCCCCCAACGACTCCAACCCCACTCAGGACAACGCACCCTTCTGA
- the tpd52l2b gene encoding tpd52 like 2b isoform X8, producing MDPTSQDINLNSPNKGLVVDQPESMSELPVEGAVGNSANPLPPGLTEEEAVDLQIELIKVEEEISTLRQVLSAKEKHAAELKRKLGLNPLNELKQNITKGWQDVQASNAYKKTQETLSQASIKTTAAFSTMGTALSRKLGDMRALPFANSFGSNYSIRHSISMPAMRNSTTFKSFEDRVENLKYKVVGPKGNGEAGSPNDSNPTQDNAPF from the exons ATGGATCCCACCAGCCAAG ATATCAACCTGAACTCCCCCAACAAGGGCCTTGTGGTGGATCAGCCGGAGAGCATGTCTGAACTGCCTGTAGAGGGGGCTGTGGGGAACTCTGCCAACCCTCTGCCCCCTgggctgacggaggaggaggcggtggatcTGCAGATTGAGCTCATCAAG gtggaggaggagatcagCACCCTCAGGCAGGTGCTGTCGGCCAAAGAGAAGCACGCTGCCGAGCTGAAGAGGAAGCTGGGCCTGAACCCGCTCAACGAGCTGAAGCAGAACATCACCAAGGGCTGGCAGGACGTCCAGGCGTCCAACGC GTATAAGAAGACCCAGGAGACCCTATCCCAAGCCAGCATCAAGACCACCGCAGCTTTCTCCACCATGGGCACAGCTCTCAGCCGAAAACTGGGAGACATGAG AGCGCTCCCTTTCGCTAATTCCTTCGG TAGCAACTATTCCATTCGCCACTCAATAAGTATGCCCGCTATGAG GAACTCGACCACGTTCAAGTCATTTGAAGACCGAGTGGAGAAcctcaag TACAAGGTGGTCGGGCCCAAAGGAAACGGAGAAGCCGGCTCCCCCAACGACTCCAACCCCACTCAGGACAACGCACCCTTCTGA
- the tpd52l2b gene encoding tpd52 like 2b isoform X5 has translation MDPTSQDINLNSPNKGLVVDQPESMSELPVEGAVGNSANPLPPGLTEEEAVDLQIELIKVEEEISTLRQVLSAKEKHAAELKRKLGLNPLNELKQNITKGWQDVQASNAYLSASATLDDIAHSEAYKKTQETLSQASIKTTAAFSTMGTALSRKLGDMRALPFANSFGSNYSIRHSISMPAMRNSTTFKSFEDRVENLKYKVVGPKGNGEAGSPNDSNPTQDNAPF, from the exons ATGGATCCCACCAGCCAAG ATATCAACCTGAACTCCCCCAACAAGGGCCTTGTGGTGGATCAGCCGGAGAGCATGTCTGAACTGCCTGTAGAGGGGGCTGTGGGGAACTCTGCCAACCCTCTGCCCCCTgggctgacggaggaggaggcggtggatcTGCAGATTGAGCTCATCAAG gtggaggaggagatcagCACCCTCAGGCAGGTGCTGTCGGCCAAAGAGAAGCACGCTGCCGAGCTGAAGAGGAAGCTGGGCCTGAACCCGCTCAACGAGCTGAAGCAGAACATCACCAAGGGCTGGCAGGACGTCCAGGCGTCCAACGC ATATCTGTCTGCCTCAGCCACTTTGGATGACATTGCCCATTCGGAAGC GTATAAGAAGACCCAGGAGACCCTATCCCAAGCCAGCATCAAGACCACCGCAGCTTTCTCCACCATGGGCACAGCTCTCAGCCGAAAACTGGGAGACATGAG AGCGCTCCCTTTCGCTAATTCCTTCGG TAGCAACTATTCCATTCGCCACTCAATAAGTATGCCCGCTATGAG GAACTCGACCACGTTCAAGTCATTTGAAGACCGAGTGGAGAAcctcaag TACAAGGTGGTCGGGCCCAAAGGAAACGGAGAAGCCGGCTCCCCCAACGACTCCAACCCCACTCAGGACAACGCACCCTTCTGA